Genomic window (Canis lupus dingo isolate Sandy chromosome 6, ASM325472v2, whole genome shotgun sequence):
gcatggagcctgtctctgcctctctctctctctctttctgtctgtcatgaataaataaataaaatctttaaaaataaaaaaattaagaaaagatcaaaatagTAAATGTACCTTTGTTGACCTTTCTCCTTCATGAAATCCGTAATTGAAAATAGATCCTCTTTGAAACaggaaatttttataattatatataagaataagatttatttttcttcaaatctttctgtatttgtgtttgttttcaattttgatactatacttttattatataatagGCACAGGTACAGTACCAACAGCAGCATGAACAAcagaaaaaagatttagaaatccTCCATCAACGAAATATCCAGCAACTACAAAACAAATTATCTGAGTTAGAAGCAACTAATAAAGACCTAACggaaaggaaatataaaggaGACTCTACCAtcagagaactgaaaacaaaactgTCTGGTGTAGAAGAGGTATTGAACGTTGTGTTtgttcctcccccccaccctcccaatttaaaataacatttaaatttggTGACTTTAGTATTTGTATCCAGGCTGTTTCTCTGATGCTTTGCAAGGATGTTTTGGTGTTATTAGGGTGATCAGACATTGCAAAAAAATTGAGAATCTAAAATCTGATGAAAAGGGATAATTCAGAACAGAACTGTGGTCAACTTAGATATTTTTAGTTAGGGTTTTGAAGAGTAGCTCGTTGACATAACCTTTAGATTTTTCGgtgtactttttttaagattttatttatttattcatgagaagcacacacacacagagagaggcagagacataggcagagggagaagtaggctccatacagagagcctgacagtgggactcgatcctgggcctccaggattacaccctgggctgaaggctggtgctaaactgctgagccaccagggctgccctcagtgTACTTTTAATATCTGCACAGTGTCAATGGCTCAATGTATTCAGTGTTTACAGGCCTGGTTCTTTCAGCCTACTTAACAGGTCCAACAACTATATGAATAATGTgtctaataataatgatattagtAATGCTGATAGCTAAGGCATACTGAACACATGCTATGTGACAGGTGCTGTTTAACTGCTTTACAGGTATTAatccatttaattcttataattattttaaagaaggtactgttatccctattttgcagatggTGAACTAGGACACAGATAgtttaagaaacttgcccaaggtttcATAGCCAGTAAACGGAAGAGCAAGGATTAGTATCCTCTTATTTGCTTATCTTTAGTACTCCTTTATTCTTTTAGGCAACAGAGACATTTAGAAAATCTTGCTCTGTGACACATTGTTGATGCTTTGGCTATGATGATAAGCTCCTTCCTAGCATTATACATTATTGTCATGAATTAATCAGAAAACGTAGATTTTGTTAAGTctatcatatttaaataaaaaatcagtgtTATTTGAGCTCATGGGACTTCCCCACTCCATTTCACCAACTCTAAAgcttgatgattttatttatttattttaaattttttttttaaagattttatttacttatgagagacacagattgagagagaggcacagatacaggcagagggagaagcaggctccatgtagggagccgacatgggacttgatccctggtccccaggatcacaccttgggctgaaggcggcgctaaaccacttagctacccaggctgccctgggtaGAAAGCTTGATGATTTTATGTTCAGATCCTCAGTATTCTGCGCCAGTAGTGCATCCTCCCTGCTCTCTTGACCTTTCATACCAGTTTGTAAAATACTGTAATCTTCCTTGTACATTGGATAGTCATTAATACTATATGACTTCTTTTATCTTCGCCCTGAAATTGGCCAGTTTATAAATACTGTGCTCCATTATATGGGCTTTATATAAtttcatcaaaatatttctttaaaaaatttttttaagattttatttaggggatccctgggtggcgcagcggtttggcgcctgcctttggcccagggcgcgatcctggagacctgggatcgaatcccacgtcgggctcccggtgcatggagtctgcttctccctctgactgtgtctctgcctctctctctctctctctgtgactatcataaataaattaaaaaaaaaaattaaaaaaaaagattttatttatttattcacgagagacagagaggcagagacacaggcagagggagaagcaggctccatgcagggagcccaatgtgggactcaatcccaggactctgggatcacaacctgagcggaaggcagacgctcgaccactgagccacccaggcatcccaaattatttctttaaaaaaaaattctggggatccctgggtggctcagcggtttagcacctgcctttggcccagggggcaatcctggagtcccggattgagtcccatgttcagctcccgtcatggagcctgcttctccctctgcctgtatctctgcctctctctctatgtctatcatgaataaataaatcttaaaaaaatttttttttatttaaatcaacttgctaacataaagtataacacccagtgctcatctcattatGTACACTCGTTAATGTCTAATCAaaatctttctttcaagatttgcAGATGACTCGAACATGATCAGTCCTGGGaacccctttgttttttttaattgtagtataGTCaacattcagtgttatattagtttcaggtgtacaatatagtgatttagtACTTTatacaacaccctgtgctcatcataagtgcagTCCTCCTTAATTgccatcatctatttcactcatcttcccacccaccttccctctggtaaccatcaatttgttctcaatagttaagagcctgtttcttggctcacttgttctctttctttcttcctccttttttcccctttgctcatttgttttgtgtcttaaattccacttatgagtttttgtttttatgagtttttcatacagtttttgtctttctccaactgagttatttcactcaaaCTCCATGTCGTTGCactgggaactttttttttttttttaaaacctctgaGTATTGTTACCTAATCATGGTAAATTATACCTTTTAGGCATTAGTGCCCTAAAAATAATTGctgccatttattatttattgtgtgccaggcattatgctaagcaattTGCATTAGGGTTTTTATGGAAATTAAGTGAAGTAATTTATGAAGtgtttgttatttctgttttaaaaatgagggaacTAAGATTCAGGGAGGTTAAATAATTCCCAAGGTTACACCAAAGAACCTTGATTTGTATTCAAGTCTGTCTGATAGTAGAATTTGCTTCTAAAATCAAAGTATTATGTTGTGGCAtaatactataaaattattttgtaaagttttgttaaagatgaaaattatctAGAAATACTATATCCTCGAGTTGTGTATACTTGGCAGTATTTAGATGGTATTAGCTAATTGGGAAGTGACctatcttagattttttttaatctttttttttttaagattttaatttatttattcattagataagcagagacacaggcagagggcaaagcaagctccctgcaaggagcctgatgtgggactcgatcctagatctcaggatcacactctgagccaaaggcaaacacaacctctgagccacctaggcgtcccccaaaaaatctgtttttaaataacaattatatttgcttacttttgttttaaagagtgaACTAAGAGCAAATCCAGAAGTGTTAACATATTTGTTGACATGGAAAGATCGTAATATGTATGAAGGTTGATTATAAAACTGCACAGTatgagtactttaaaaaaaaaatcaatgcatatAAACAGAGCAAAATGTTAACAGCAGATTGTAGCAGCCACCCTTGGCTACCCTTAGAATCCATTACTGAGTTCTACTGCCCATGCCGTACCTCATACTAACTataaataagactttattttaaaagattttatttgtttattcatgagagacagagagagagaatggcagagacataggcagagggagaagcaggttccatgcagaaagcccaatgtagaactcgatcccaggactctgggatcataccctgagccaaaggcagatgctcaactgctgagccacccaggcgtcctaaatAAGACTCTTGGGGATGGAGCCAGGCATCaatagttttaaagttttcttggTGATTTCAATATGCATACtagcttgagaaccactgcttacATGGTAGAATGatagggttttttattttatgttcttgaaATTCTATTATAATGGGCATTTATTacctaagtgatttttttttaagtgtaaattttAAGGTATGAAAAAATCCTTgttactagtttttaaaagttgtaattTATTCATAAATCAAGATTATTTTCCTTGTTGTCATTGAATTAGATATTAGTGTATTTTACAATCATATTTCAAGTCTACAAGTTACATACAACCTTAGAGGGACTTctgtatcctttaaaaaaaatcagtactagATTTTCAGaccaatttttgtatatgttgttttaaatcaccACATGTATCTGGATCCTTCACTatgaagaaacaggcttcatgAATCATTGGGAAATATTATAATGATTATAACTCTTATTGAGCCCATGAGcctaaaattagaaaatcttaaGAATCCTTAAAAGTGGAAGGGACTGTAGAAATTATCTGGTCCAGTGTAAAAGTTTCTCTTCATCTCTGGCACAAAGTCATTTATTACCTGCTTAGATAGGTCCAAATAGGAATGAACTCACTAATCCTTAAGAACACTATTCCATTTTTGAAGAGTTCAAATTGTTAAAAATCTATTCCTTATGTTAGAGCCAAAATCTGTCTCTAATTTTTACcctttaagggcagcccgggtggctcagcggtttagcgccgacttcagcccagggcctgatcctggagacccgggttagagtcccacattgggttccctgcatggagcctgtttctccctctgcctgtgtctctgcctctctctgtggatctctcataaataaaataaaataataaaataaataaaataataaaataaataaaataaaataaaataaaaaaatataaaataaaataaaatatataaaataaaaaataatgaaataaataaaataaatataataaataggataaatagaataaataaaataaatataataaataaaataaacgcTATAtggaggggtgctggggtggctctgttggttaagtggccgcctcttgatttcagggtggttcatgatctcaggggatGGAGCACTGAGACGGGCTTCATAGTCAATAGGGAGTCgacttaaggattctctctcccttttttccttttcctgctcactctctctataataaataaaatctttaaaaatctaaaataaataaatcttaaataaaagctatatgaaataaaaaaaaaagtactagaacTTTGAAAggcttcttaaatattttaaatgtctaattATAAATAACCAGAGCAGCTAACTTCTCTTTTTCATactgcatcattttttttcttcctctaggaACTCCAGCGGGCTAAGCAAGAAGTCCTCTCTTTGCGAAGAGAGAATTCTACACTAGATGCCGAatgccatgaaaaagaaaagcatattaatCAGCTACAAACAAAAGTGGCTGTTTTAGAACAGGAAATCAAGGATAAGGACCAGCTTGTTTTAAGAACAAAAGAAGCATTTGATACAATCCAGGAACAAAAGgtctatttaaacattttttaaacaaattgttgATCACATTTACAAGTGAtgctttttttaaacacaaacatcctattaattatttttgttttaaaaaatatgtatcaggtGGCTTTAGAAGAGAATGGTGAGAAAAATCAGGTACAGCTAGGAAAACTTGAAGCTACAATAAAATCATTATCAGCAGAACTTCttaaggtttgtttttaaaaataatagaatattaaattTCATTGGGTTAAGTAGAGATATACATATGAAGCTCTTTTACAGGCAAATGAAATTATCAAGAAGTTACAGGGGGATCTGAAAACTTTAATGGGTAAATTAAAACTGAAGAATACAGTAACTGTTCAACAAGAGAAACTCTTGGCTGAGAAGGAAGACAAAttacaaaaggaacaaaaggaattACAAGATGTTGGACAGGCTCTCCGAATTAAAGAGCAAGAGGTAgtgaatattctatatttttgcGTGTGTGACTACTTCTAGAGTATAACCACTTttctcaggtttttaaaaaaatgtgttatattaGAGAAGAGCTTTGGCTTTTTTATCCCCCCAAAAGAACATAACTAGCTTCAGCACAAgttaactatttctttttagattttatttatttgagaaacagagagagaggcagagacacgggcagagggagaagcaggctccatgcagggagcccaatgtgggacttgatcccaggtccccaggatcacaccgtgggctgaaggcggcgctaaaccgctgaaccatctgggctgcccaagttaACCTATTTCAATTTGAAAAGTTAGTTATCATGACTTAGATACCTTGAGTGTTTGTTATATATACGTACACATACAGGTGTTATGCAGGTGAATTataattcatttatctatttaataGTTAATGGTATTTAATTAATAGAGATACattccttagtttttatttagCCTTTATTATACTAATAAGAGAGGATTGATATTTCAGGTATGCAAATTACAAGAACAGTTAGAAGCTACTGTTCAAAAGCTTGAAGAAAGCAAACAGcttctaaaaaataatgagaagtgtaagtattttacctttttatgtAAATGAgatttataattgttctattcaTCTGAAAATTTTGAGTTCATAAAAGTCTAGGTAAATCAAGATATTGCTACAgccaaataatttgttttaattacatTGTCTTCATGTCTTTCCTATAGTAACTTGTATATCAGTTGCCCTGTAAAGCAGTTATCATTATAACAAAAACCGTATTAAATGTCTCAGTAACCCAAAATTAAGTGTTGAAAATATTGATTGTAATTTAAATTCTTCATATTAAAGGTCTTCACTATTCcttattttaattgttatatttATCTAATAGTAATAACATGAATTATTTGAAACTGAAATATAAGATTAAGCTTtaacattttctcagttttttttttttaagattttatttattcatgagagagagagagagagagagagaggcagagacacaggcagagggagaagcaggcaccatgcagggcgcccgacacgggactcaatccctggggagagagagagaggcagagacacaggcagagggagaagcaggcaccatgcagggcgcccgacacgggactcaatccctggggactcagggagcccgacacgggactcaatccctgggactccaggatcacgccctgggccaaaggcaggtgctaaaccactgagtcacccagggatcctcacattttctcagtttttagTATTGGTTATCAGACAAGAGTATGAACTTCAAATAAGCTGTAAGATATTGTTCTAGAAGTGAAAGCCTTCAAAGAGATCCAAGACTAGCAGAAATACGTACTTCTGATAGTAATAAAGAGTTCTATGTATGTGGTGGTTGCTAAGAGTCTTTAATGATAAGCATTTAGGTGAACCTATATTTTCCTGTGATATAAGCTATTCTGAAAGACTTAAAAAGATCTcaatataacttttaaatgtttaaagttattagaaaattaaaaagtcaaaattctttaccttgttttgttcttttatttaagtaatcacatggttaaataaagaactaaatgaaaatcaGCTAGTGAGAAAACAAGATGTATTGGGACCTTCTACCACTCCACCTGTGCATTCTAGCAGTAACACAATTAGAAGTGGAATTTCTTCTAACTCTAATGTGGTAAGATTTAAATTAAGATGTGAGTGGTCTTAGTAAAttgcctaaaataaaaatgttgccaGACTAAGGAAGTCTCCATGACTAATATGACTAGATATTGATTAGCACTGAGATACAGGTTAAGTCCCACCTGGAAGTGGGATATATAGGTAAACTTGCTCTTAATAAAGAGGCTATATTTCAAGGgtgcactttttatttttttaaatttttatttatttatttattttatttttttaaggatgttatttatttattcatgagagacacagagatagagagagagtgaaggagagggagaatcaggctccatgcagggagcctgacgtgggacttgatcacggatctccaggatcaggccctgagctgaaggcggtgctaaaccgctgggccacccgggctacccaagggtgcacttttaaaaattggatataGAAATCATTCAGTAATAAGTAATGCCAAATGTGCTAAAGAAGGGAGTATTCTGGGGACCTTAAGAAGGGAAAACAGAGTTTGAGCTCAAGTTGGAACTATGATAGAAGGAGCCCAAACTGAATtctaattttaagagaaaagagaaagaaatgtcctTTTATCAGTCTGTCAGCTCCAGTTTCTAGAAGGAAGTAGTTAATGAGATTTAAGGTTTTTAGCTCCCAGGACCAGGTCTCTTGCTTTTTCCTTGCAAGAAattgggagaaaaagaagagcaactCCTTACATCTGGGAGCTGGCTTGGTACTATCACCAAGGCCCTGGTGTTGCTAGGAGAGCTAGCCTAGCACTCACAACTAGGTCTTGGGGCTCTCCTGTTGAACATAAATAATTTCACAGAATATCAACATCAGGCAAGGCCACTCTGTGACTGTGACAGATCAAGACAAAAACAGGATCACATCATAATCATGTctgaacacaataaaaaaaaaaaaaaggaacattgcTAAACCACAAAATGGGAAACATTCTCCCGTCTTGGCTAACATGATTTACTGCTCCTTCTTTACCAACTACGGTTTTGGCCTCAATGCATTAATACTTACCtaataagatttatttcagaTACTGAGTCATACAGTTATCCCCATTTCCAGATAGCATCTGAACCACAACAAGGCCACACTTTATTAAACTGTTCCTTGAAACACCTAACACATAAGTCTAATAAAGTCCCTTTTAACACCTACATACTGTCACACCCCCTCTTACTAGATTTCCCACAGTATGCAGTCTCCATTGTTTGCAAGGAGCAGTAAACCCAGGGTGTACACATATAGACATGTTTCTGGTAGTCATTTGTTGGAGAGCATTGGCAGaggatttaaaatgcaaatacctaACTGTATTTATAAATTAGATTGACTTGATGtttaaaagaatagatttttgCTAAGTTGGAAAAAGGTGTGGAAAGAAGTACCTAGCACTGAATTACAACTTGAAGAAATTTGAATCTTAACCTTCTGAATTGATGATAAATAGCTACGTAAAAGGTGTTTTTGTTGTGTAGCCAGTGATCTTATACAGTTGCTTCTTAAGGTTTGTGTTTCAGTTCTCTTATAAACTCTTTTCATGACCTTAGTTAATGGTGTTGTCactatatttgaaaattagtgGCAAAGCAAATTACTGTCAGAATCAGTCCATTTAAGAACACATACCTTGTTCTCATTCtggcagaaaattatttttattttgtatctgatTGGCATATTGATCTATGACTccacccttcccccatcccatTTTCGGGAATGGAAGATCTATAGGGAACCAAGGTAATTCAGAGAGGTCATTTGAAGTCATTTCAAAGACAGGTCCAGTGGTTCATTTTGTTAAGCTTGCAAGGCCACTCCTTAAGAAAGCTTAGATATCCTAGTCTcatgctattatttattattaaagcaGAGTTTTGTGTTGTCATGATAAAATTGGCCTCTAAAGATAGTGTTTTTAAGTATTATAACAGTGTCTCATAGATCAGTAAATACTATTTAGAACTAATAACTCATCCttacctttttatgtttttatttttaggttgatGGTAGACTGACTTACCCAAGTTTTGGGATTGGTTATCCTATCTCCTCTGCATATGCATTCCAGAATAACTTTCCTCATCCTGTATCTGCCAAAAATACCAACCACCCAATTTCAGGACCAAAGGTAGACAAATTAACTAATACTTTTTTGGGAGGAAATATAGCAAGCTAgtaacaaatttttttcttttaaagatttattagtGTTTTGGTCAGTTGCTAAGTATTAGgttaatagataaatatattcCAGAATATCTAGTTTATGCTTATAGGAAGTACTACCTGTACTATATGGTATTTCTTGAGtcactataatttataaaaagctGGACATTACtctccttaaattttatttatccctgTTGAAccgttttccatttttattcattctctaTTACAATTCTCAAACCTAACTAGAATTACTGACCTCATACTGCTGATGTATTAGCTATGGTGACATTTTTGGATTTTACTGCCAGGACTTTAAGGTGTGATAAGGTAGACTTATAGCATATTCTAAAATGTAGTTCTGGcaacattttcttaaatagcATAGAACTAGCATTTCCTTCAATGTGatatttgctgagatttttttctacCCACTTGAGTTCTTCATCATCATTGTTAGTACTTAATGTCTTAGgtttatatattgttttcacatgtattataattttattttcacaataattCACCCAGACcagccactgattttttttttttaagattttacttatttattcatgagagacacagagagagaggcagagacacaggcagagggagaagcaggctccatgcaggaaacccagtgtgggactccatcctgggattctaggatcacaccctgagccaaaaatgctcaactgctgagccacccaggcatcccagaccaGCCACtgattctattttcattcttaagtTTAGGTCAAAATTGATTGTTTTGTAAATCAtagaaacaattttgaaaagattttttttttaaagatgtatttattttagagagtgtgcacaaggaggggagaggcaaagtgagagaatctcaagcagacctcctgctgagcctggagcctgatgtgggcttgatcctgtgaccttgagataatgacctgagcaaaaatcaagagtcagaggcttaattaactgactcagccaccccaggcgcccctgaaaacaatattttgaatggaggactttgaatttgtttttataaacccTTTATCAAATTAGTTTCGGGCTGCCCTACAAATAAGCTGACTGTGTTGCTTAGGCCTAtgcttctttttaacttttaaagtctttttagagcacctgggtggcttagtggttgagcgtctgcctttggctcaacatgagatcctgggatcaagctccgcatcaggctccccacagggagcctgtttctccttctgcctatgtctctgcctctctctgtatgtctctcatgaataaataaataaaatatttattttaaaaaagcctttttaaCTAtatgtttttggtttgtctctttattttctcctctgttttgtttcttaagctccacatgagtgaaatcatgtggtatttgtctttctttgacttatttcacatactccatctatgttgttgcaaatagcaagatttcatttcttttttatggctgggcAATatcacattgtatatatatataccacattttcttgatcctttcatctgtcggtggacacttgggctccttccagaatttggctattgtaaataatgctgctgtaaacatagagGTGTACATATCTTTTcacattagtgttttcatattctttgggtaaatacccagttgtGGAATtttactggatcatacagtaattctattttttaattttttaaggaaccttcatactgtttcaCACAATGGCTGCATCAGTTAGTGTTCTCACCAACTGtatatgagggttcctttttctccacatccttgccaacacttgtttcttgaatATTATTGTTTCTTAATATACTCAAATGTGATTGCATCTTGggattaatatttttcttgagaatattattgaattgttttttcatttcattttaaagtttttttttttttttttaaagattttatccatttattcatgagagacacgggcagagggagaagaagcaggctccatgcagggagcctgatagagactcggtcccgggtctccaggattaggccctgggctgaaggtggcgctaaacggctaagctacccgggctgcccaattaagTCTATTTCTTGCTTTGACACACACTctcattttttcctgtgttttgttttttaaatttcacatatgagtgaaatcatatggtatttgtctttctctatctgacatatttcacttagcattgtattCTATAGCTCCATCTGCGTCACTGTAAGtggcaagatttaattttatggctgtataatattccattgtgtatatataccacatcttctttatccattcatcaactgatggacacttggactatttccatatcttggctattataaataattcagcTATacacatagggatgcatgtatccctttgcaTTAgtgttttgtatcctttggataaatacctagtagtgtgattgctggatcataaagtagttctatttttaactttttgaggagcctccacactgtttttctttttttttttttaattttaaacagctttccaagaatatatataatatccaatGTGAGGACAAGAAATACTACTTTCCAGATAGTTACCTAGTTTATAGGTCTCAATATCACTTACAAGATTACCTTTATAGTTCTGGAATTGGAGGAATCATTGTAACAAGGATGTTCCTAAACATAGGAACAAGGCTTTCAGGGTTTCCTATATCACTTATCTCTGTATCCTTTTGATCATGTACCCCcaaaagttataaaacaaaaggaaacctaaaacaaaacacGTTGAGCTTGAACCTCTAAtacaggaatatttatttatttgtgaattgTATGCATATACTACTCAACTACTGTATTATGTACTTAACAGCATTGTTTAGTGGTTAAGAAGGTGGAATCTGATGTTAGAGTTGATCTTgcctttagggatgcctggtggctcagttgttgagcatctggctcaggtagtgatccctggatcctggaattgagtccatatcaggctccctgcaggaagcctgcttctccctctgcctatgtctttgcctctctctgtctctcatgaataaataaataaaatcttaaagaaaaaaagaaatcctgccttTATATGTGAATT
Coding sequences:
- the SASS6 gene encoding spindle assembly abnormal protein 6 homolog isoform X3 encodes the protein MQSLDDVTRQLNFTQKTLSEKIQELDKLQNEWASHTAALSNKHSQELTNEKEKALQAQVQYQQQHEQQKKDLEILHQRNIQQLQNKLSELEATNKDLTERKYKGDSTIRELKTKLSGVEEELQRAKQEVLSLRRENSTLDAECHEKEKHINQLQTKVAVLEQEIKDKDQLVLRTKEAFDTIQEQKVALEENGEKNQVQLGKLEATIKSLSAELLKANEIIKKLQGDLKTLMGKLKLKNTVTVQQEKLLAEKEDKLQKEQKELQDVGQALRIKEQEVCKLQEQLEATVQKLEESKQLLKNNEKLITWLNKELNENQLVRKQDVLGPSTTPPVHSSSNTIRSGISSNSNVVDGRLTYPSFGIGYPISSAYAFQNNFPHPVSAKNTNHPISGPKVHFNLQFTKPNTSLGDVQSGTTISMPCSTDKENGANLGLESKYLKKREDSIPLRGLSQNLFNNPDHQKDGTLGALQTSSKPAVLPSPSSAYFPGQLTNS